One Acutalibacter muris DNA window includes the following coding sequences:
- a CDS encoding alanine/glycine:cation symporter family protein yields MTAFLEGLRDVLWGWPVLLLILAAGAYFSYESCFFQLFHPLRWLKASLGAGRGRGSGRFRAISTALAGSIGTGNIVGVAAAITVGGPGAVFWMCASAVLGMMTVYAENFFAAKARQKGGKAPGPLSYIEKAGKLGGALAGVYALGCVLSSLAMGNMVQVNALGAACEDLGLPVQWVAPAVGALVFLVARGGLKAAGRLTEKLVPIMTLIFFAASLGVLWVHRENLPGAVASILDGAFTLRAGAGGTAGMLIAMRAGVSRGVFTNEAGLGSSAFAYTDVRGHTPGEIGSMGIFQVFADTIVMCTVTGLCLLCSCPPEAMDGAELTFYAYRSALGSVGGTAVSLCTALFALATVLAWCCYGKEGLMYLTKGHGGAAYPIAAGIAAFAGCLLPLDQVFLLGDAMNGLMAIPNVLALFWRARQKEEPLETA; encoded by the coding sequence GTGACGGCGTTTCTCGAGGGATTGAGGGACGTGCTGTGGGGCTGGCCGGTGCTATTGCTGATATTGGCGGCCGGGGCGTATTTTTCCTATGAGAGCTGCTTTTTCCAGCTTTTCCACCCCCTGCGCTGGCTTAAAGCCTCCCTTGGTGCGGGGAGGGGCCGAGGCAGCGGACGCTTTCGGGCCATCTCCACGGCGCTGGCAGGATCCATCGGCACCGGCAACATAGTGGGCGTTGCGGCGGCCATAACTGTGGGCGGGCCCGGGGCCGTCTTCTGGATGTGCGCTTCGGCTGTGCTGGGAATGATGACTGTATACGCCGAAAATTTTTTCGCGGCTAAAGCGCGGCAGAAGGGCGGCAAAGCCCCCGGGCCCCTTTCCTACATAGAGAAAGCCGGGAAATTGGGTGGCGCACTTGCCGGGGTATATGCTCTGGGGTGTGTCCTCTCCTCCCTTGCCATGGGGAATATGGTACAGGTAAACGCCCTTGGGGCGGCCTGTGAAGACCTTGGCTTACCAGTACAGTGGGTGGCCCCAGCGGTAGGGGCGCTGGTTTTCCTTGTGGCAAGGGGCGGGCTGAAAGCGGCAGGGCGGCTCACAGAAAAGCTGGTCCCCATAATGACGCTCATCTTTTTTGCCGCTTCGCTGGGCGTTCTCTGGGTCCATAGGGAGAACCTGCCCGGAGCTGTGGCAAGCATTCTTGATGGGGCTTTCACTTTACGCGCGGGCGCGGGCGGCACGGCGGGTATGCTTATAGCCATGAGGGCCGGGGTGTCCCGGGGGGTGTTCACCAACGAAGCGGGGCTTGGGAGCTCAGCCTTCGCCTATACGGACGTGCGGGGCCATACCCCGGGGGAGATAGGCTCTATGGGGATATTTCAGGTGTTCGCGGACACTATTGTCATGTGCACCGTCACGGGCCTATGCCTCCTGTGCAGCTGCCCGCCGGAGGCTATGGACGGCGCGGAGCTCACCTTTTACGCGTACCGCTCCGCTTTGGGATCGGTTGGTGGCACGGCGGTCTCCCTGTGCACGGCGCTGTTCGCCCTGGCTACAGTCCTCGCCTGGTGCTGCTATGGCAAGGAGGGGCTGATGTACCTGACAAAGGGCCACGGCGGGGCGGCCTATCCCATAGCGGCAGGAATAGCCGCGTTCGCCGGGTGCCTGCTGCCCTTAGACCAGGTGTTCCTGCTGGGCGACGCCATGAACGGGCTGATGGCAATACCCAACGTGCTGGCGCTGTTTTGGAGGGCGCGTCAAAAGGAAGAACCCCTGGAAACCGCATAG
- a CDS encoding peptidoglycan D,D-transpeptidase FtsI family protein: MKLRAWFMLALIFALMAFAGHSLISVSGRAEYVAAAGQQSLYRLDVARSRGTIYDCNLAPLTGSTSRWVAAVAPTIEAVGALETATRGRYRERLAAALEDGRPFTLEISRPIEHACIETFSVPRRYGENQLAPHVIGYLDGMGRGASGIELAMDDALSQYKGQLTVYYQVDALGRAIAGAERRTENTMEQTAGGVAVTIDSDIQLLAEKASEELGKGAVVVTEVPNCEIRALVSMPGFRQDEIYEASGDPDSPLLNRAFSAYAPGSVFKLVTAATALEEGSVLKTFDCTGSINAGGLMFRCYDGQPHGTVGLQEALEQSCNGYFISTARAMGGQPVLSMAYELGFGVQQEFGRGLYSAGGNLPNIDSLYNYRALANFSFGQGDLTVTPVQLCGMMNAIASGGEYSSPKLIEGLVAENRELIPQKPVSDEAYTAMSGRTAKLLQQYLIGAAKDGTGTKAAPAGCVSGIKTGTAQTGVYEDGEELLNFWYCGFISDDTGPRYCITVLKEGARDSGSAAKTFRELAEGIAAKKLG; encoded by the coding sequence ATGAAGCTGCGCGCCTGGTTTATGCTGGCGCTGATATTTGCGTTGATGGCCTTTGCCGGCCACTCCCTTATAAGCGTCTCGGGCCGGGCCGAGTATGTTGCCGCCGCAGGGCAGCAGAGCTTGTACAGGCTGGATGTGGCCCGGTCCCGGGGGACCATATATGACTGTAACCTCGCGCCCCTTACCGGCAGCACCAGCCGCTGGGTGGCGGCGGTGGCCCCCACCATCGAGGCCGTGGGCGCCCTGGAGACCGCTACCCGGGGCCGCTATAGGGAGCGGCTGGCGGCGGCCCTGGAGGACGGCAGGCCCTTCACCCTGGAGATCTCAAGGCCCATAGAGCACGCCTGCATAGAGACCTTCAGCGTGCCCCGGCGCTATGGCGAAAACCAGCTGGCTCCCCATGTGATAGGATATCTTGACGGCATGGGGCGGGGGGCCTCGGGGATAGAGCTTGCCATGGACGACGCCCTCTCTCAGTATAAGGGGCAGCTTACGGTGTACTATCAGGTGGACGCATTGGGCAGGGCCATCGCCGGGGCGGAGCGCCGGACCGAGAACACCATGGAACAAACCGCCGGGGGTGTGGCCGTCACGATAGATTCCGACATACAGCTCCTGGCCGAAAAGGCGTCAGAGGAGCTGGGCAAGGGCGCGGTGGTGGTCACAGAGGTCCCGAACTGCGAGATACGGGCCCTTGTCAGTATGCCGGGCTTCCGGCAGGACGAGATATACGAAGCCTCGGGCGACCCGGATTCCCCCCTTTTGAACCGAGCCTTCAGCGCCTATGCCCCCGGCTCGGTCTTCAAGCTGGTCACTGCCGCCACGGCCCTTGAGGAGGGCTCTGTGCTAAAGACCTTCGACTGCACCGGCTCCATAAACGCCGGAGGGCTCATGTTCCGCTGCTATGACGGCCAGCCCCATGGTACGGTGGGCCTGCAGGAGGCCCTTGAGCAGTCCTGCAACGGCTACTTTATCAGCACGGCCCGGGCTATGGGCGGCCAGCCGGTGCTGAGCATGGCGTACGAGCTGGGCTTTGGGGTCCAGCAGGAGTTTGGCCGGGGGCTCTACAGTGCAGGGGGAAACCTTCCGAATATCGACAGTCTGTATAACTACCGGGCCCTGGCCAACTTCTCCTTTGGCCAGGGAGACCTTACAGTTACCCCCGTGCAGCTGTGCGGCATGATGAACGCCATAGCCTCCGGCGGGGAGTATAGTTCGCCAAAGCTCATAGAGGGCCTTGTGGCCGAGAACAGGGAACTGATACCTCAAAAGCCCGTCTCCGACGAGGCCTACACTGCCATGAGCGGCCGCACGGCGAAGCTTTTGCAGCAGTACCTTATAGGCGCGGCAAAGGACGGCACCGGGACCAAGGCCGCGCCTGCGGGCTGCGTCAGCGGGATAAAGACCGGCACAGCACAGACCGGGGTGTACGAGGACGGAGAGGAGCTGCTGAACTTCTGGTACTGCGGGTTCATTTCGGACGATACCGGGCCGCGATACTGTATAACTGTGCTGAAGGAGGGAGCAAGGGACAGCGGCAGCGCGGCAAAAACCTTCCGTGAGCTGGCGGAGGGGATAGCCGCCAAAAAATTAGGTTGA
- a CDS encoding sulfite exporter TauE/SafE family protein, whose protein sequence is MCIFGRKIRIITFGEEMVEMDRKWKYCITGGLAGLANGLFGSGGGLFLVPLFTRWTDLPERKAFATSVGVILPLSAVSAVVYFFKGAVDLSAAWPYILGGAAGGLLSGRALKKVPVKWLRRGFGALMAYCGAKAVLGL, encoded by the coding sequence ATGTGTATTTTCGGACGGAAAATACGCATAATTACCTTCGGAGAGGAGATGGTGGAGATGGACAGAAAATGGAAATACTGCATTACCGGTGGCCTTGCGGGCCTTGCCAACGGCCTTTTCGGCTCCGGCGGAGGGCTCTTTCTCGTGCCCCTCTTTACCCGCTGGACGGACCTGCCCGAGCGCAAGGCCTTCGCCACTTCGGTGGGGGTGATACTGCCCTTGTCGGCGGTATCTGCGGTAGTCTATTTCTTCAAGGGAGCCGTGGATCTGAGCGCCGCCTGGCCCTATATCCTGGGCGGGGCAGCAGGGGGACTCCTCTCCGGCAGGGCGCTTAAGAAGGTGCCGGTAAAGTGGTTGAGACGGGGCTTCGGCGCGCTGATGGCATACTGTGGGGCAAAGGCGGTGCTGGGCCTGTGA